The Endozoicomonas sp. 4G DNA segment GGTGTGGGTATGCATTCCCACGCTGGAACCCACGGGGCCTAAAAGCGTGGGATCATGTCGGCCATTTTTTGATCGCTGCGAGCCTGCTGCTGCAAGATGGCCTCCTGCACGATCCGGCAGTTATACCCAGAAGGCGATTGCCGATTATTTTGGCCTACATTACTGGATGCTTGCTCAGCAGCCGCAGGTTTGACAGTGCCAGAACTCCGGGGTTGTGTTTGTAACACCAGGGTTTCAGTAATGGAAGCGGCACTGGAGTATGAACAGATTATCGTTACCGTAGGCGTATATCAACCGATGTTCCTGGTCAATCCTGCGCGACCAGAATCCTGAAAAGTTACCTTTCAGGGGCTCAGGTTTGCCTGTACCTTCAAAGGGCGTACGCATACATTCTTTAATGAGCTTTCTTAGTTTCCTGGCTTTTGGCTTGTCGTTGTCCAGCCAGAATTGGAAGTCTTCCCATGCTTCTTCTGCCCAGCTTAACGTGATTTTTTTCGGGGTACTCATCGTTTTACCTCAACTGGATACCCCGTACTTCTAGTGCGGGGAGGAATGTTGACTTGCTCGTTAGAGCAAGCTGTAACCATAACCATCCACAGACTGAATTTTCTGACAGTTTCTCCATGAAATTCCTTGGATGGTGTCACTTTCAGTCTTGATGTTGAATGAGCCTGTCGTTCTCACTGCAACCCGTCCTGTATACGCTCCTTGCCGTTTACCGGCTGGAACGATAGCCTTGACGATATCTCCAGTCTGAAACCCTTTCACTTGTTTGGAGCCTTTAGCCTTTGTACGGGGAAATCCGTACTTGTCCACTCTACACATTTGTCGTGAGCCTCTACCCATAGCCTTAATGATTAAGGGTTTTGTGCTCTCTGCTATGTATACACTGGCTCCAGACTCTCCTACACAGGCGGCATCTACCCAGCGCTCTTTCTTATATCCTTGCTGAGTGCGGTTGAACTTCGTTCTACCTCCGGTAGCAAAGGTAGTGGGAAGGCCAATAGCCTGAATACGTCTGGCGGTTTCGTTTCTTGTGGTATTGACAGCAGCAGCATCTTTCAGACAATTGACCTTTTTTCCTTTCAGGATGTTGGTCACATTTCTGACTCTGGCTATATCCAGCTTGTTCTTGTTCTTTTTCTTTGAAATAGATTCAAGCCACTGCTTAGGGTGGATAGCGCCTTTCTCTTCATTGCATGTACGACATGCAATGTACAAATTCCCTATCCGGTTTGAGCCGATATTGTCTCAACTCAGTGCCAAACAACGTGCCGCGTTGATACTCGAGTCCTGAAATGTCTGGATTCTCCATAAGTTGCATATCGAACTTAACACGCTCAACAGCTACATCACTGATGGGTGCTTTGAGACAGAATCTCTTTGCCCAAGTCTCGGTGTTGAAAACTCGACTCATAAGGCTGGGCGGTAGCCAGCCTTCGGGTCTTGTTCGATTCATGAAACGGGCTTTTCTATAGCGGGTTTTCCGGTTTCTTCTGGCTCGACGTGTTGTACGCCGAGACTCAAGAGAATCCTTAACCCTCTGTCCTCTATGCTGGAGTTCAGCAGCAAAGACGACTTTCTTTCCACGATCACAGTCAGCAACAACGGCTGTGCCTGTTGTTTTGCTACCAACGTCGAATTTGAGTTCCAGCGGTTGAACAACACCACCTTCTCTCTCTTTCAGAATGATCGTGAAAGGATAGCGTCTGAAGACAGCCGCTTTACCCTTGCCTAATAGCTTTCTTGCCCTTGCCGGATGGCAAGGCATAAGAGGCTTTTTGTTTTTGTCTAATACGAACACTCGGTTCATACATCGTTGTCCTTAGATTTGGTGCTTACGCACCGTTCTAGCCTTGCGGCAGTAAAGTTCACCTCGACAATGTTAATGGACGGTTTCTTGATAGCAGCACTGTGATTAACCCTCAATACACTGTTTAACCACTATCCTTAGAGCGTGGGACTGGTGAAGCATCCCACGGTAACTATACATTCGTCCTTAACGTAGCAACCTTGCGGTTGCTGAGTCTGGTCACTTCTAACCCCAAATTGGGAGCTTTCTCAAGCCCCGTCCTTCAGGGCGGGGTTCAGTGACAATTCAGGCAGATCCCTTTGGATGCCCTTATTGGCTTTGAATTGTTCAGCGGCGGATTTCAACCGACGGGCATTTTCAGGTGACGAGAGCAGATAAAGCGTTTCCACCAGGCTGTCGTAACTTTCTTTCGACATAACTACCGCATCTTCTGCGTCACGCCGGTGAATGATTGTGTGGGTCGAGTCGTTAACAACGCTGTCCAGCACCGCTTTGAGGTTTTTTCTCATTTCTGTGTAGGAAACCACATTCATTTTGTTCTCCATATACCTGTACGTGATAAAGTACAAGTATAATTAGCTCTTGTTATTTGGCAAGAAAAACCCGGGGCTTTATCTTGCTCCGCTTTAATCGCAATTGCCGGTACTGGCTACGTACCAAAAAAAGGGGCCGGTCTTGATTGTTGACATCGTTTAACTCTGTTCTATTTTCAACTCGCTCCCACGGTGAAGGTGTCGCAAAACTCTGGTGAGTAGACCGGCGGAACTTCCCCGCCAGCCCCTCTCAGAACGGTA contains these protein-coding regions:
- a CDS encoding Txe/YoeB family addiction module toxin, which produces MSTPKKITLSWAEEAWEDFQFWLDNDKPKARKLRKLIKECMRTPFEGTGKPEPLKGNFSGFWSRRIDQEHRLIYAYGNDNLFILQCRFHY
- the iscB gene encoding RNA-guided endonuclease IscB; translation: MNRVFVLDKNKKPLMPCHPARARKLLGKGKAAVFRRYPFTIILKEREGGVVQPLELKFDVGSKTTGTAVVADCDRGKKVVFAAELQHRGQRVKDSLESRRTTRRARRNRKTRYRKARFMNRTRPEGWLPPSLMSRVFNTETWAKRFCLKAPISDVAVERVKFDMQLMENPDISGLEYQRGTLFGTELRQYRLKPDREFVHCMSYMQ
- a CDS encoding type II toxin-antitoxin system prevent-host-death family antitoxin; protein product: MNVVSYTEMRKNLKAVLDSVVNDSTHTIIHRRDAEDAVVMSKESYDSLVETLYLLSSPENARRLKSAAEQFKANKGIQRDLPELSLNPALKDGA